A genomic window from Arthrobacter globiformis includes:
- a CDS encoding IclR family transcriptional regulator, protein MAGTIAATAAKRPESAVKAKVPAAENTLRILKLLASKRGPMAASNIATALGLPRSSVYHLLGVMEANGFVLHLHEEQRYGLGISAFELSSAYSRQEPLSRLGRPMLASLVDVLGESAHLAVLHGRDVLYIVEERAKNRPSLVTDVGVRLPSHLTASGRAILAALPKSQVRALYPNAAAFTARHEVEGAIMKYSALSSHLDQVRQRGYATEHGEVTPGFGSIAAAVTDHLGWPTAAVAVTFLEDKLPEDQWPVLAARVQKVADELSVRIHGRPAK, encoded by the coding sequence ATGGCAGGCACGATAGCCGCAACGGCGGCAAAGCGGCCGGAATCAGCGGTCAAAGCGAAGGTTCCCGCCGCGGAAAACACCCTGCGGATCCTCAAACTGTTGGCTTCCAAGCGGGGGCCGATGGCGGCGTCGAACATTGCCACGGCACTGGGGCTGCCGCGCTCAAGCGTCTACCACCTCCTGGGCGTCATGGAGGCGAACGGCTTCGTCCTGCACCTGCACGAGGAGCAGCGCTACGGCCTTGGCATCAGCGCCTTTGAGCTCAGCTCCGCGTACTCGCGGCAGGAACCGCTGTCCAGGCTGGGGCGGCCCATGCTCGCGTCCCTCGTTGATGTCCTCGGCGAAAGCGCACACCTGGCGGTGCTGCACGGCCGGGATGTGCTCTACATTGTGGAGGAGCGGGCCAAGAACCGGCCATCCCTGGTGACCGACGTCGGTGTCAGGCTGCCCAGCCATCTCACCGCCAGCGGCCGGGCCATCCTTGCCGCGCTGCCCAAGTCCCAGGTCCGCGCGCTCTATCCGAATGCCGCCGCTTTCACTGCCCGGCACGAGGTGGAGGGCGCCATCATGAAGTACTCGGCCCTGTCATCGCACCTGGACCAGGTGCGGCAGCGTGGCTACGCCACAGAACACGGGGAAGTGACACCCGGCTTTGGCTCCATCGCCGCCGCTGTCACGGATCATCTTGGATGGCCGACGGCGGCAGTCGCCGTCACGTTCCTCGAGGACAAACTGCCCGAGGACCAGTGGCCGGTACTCGCCGCCCGCGTGCAAAAAGTCGCCGACGAGCTCTCGGTGCGCATCCACGGCCGCCCCGCGAAATAG
- a CDS encoding SDR family oxidoreductase, producing the protein MEFPLRGKVALVAGATRGAGRGTAVALGEAGAVVYCTGRTTKGQTSDYRRPETIDETAAMVSAAGGTGIAVAADHLNAPEVEALVRRIDHEHGQLDILVNDIWGGENLIQWNTPLWEHHLDGGLRMLHGAVDTHLVTSHFALPLLIRRPGGLVVEMTDGTREYNTAHYRLSVFYDLAKSAVLRLAFSQAEELKPFGCTAVALTPGWMRSEMMLEHYGVTEANWREAAATNPHFAAISESPRFVGRAVAALAADSDVYRRTGGSFSSGGLALEYGFTDVDGSRPDCWRYLEEVQDAGLPADATGYR; encoded by the coding sequence ATGGAATTTCCGCTAAGGGGCAAGGTAGCCCTGGTCGCCGGGGCCACGCGAGGGGCGGGCCGCGGAACGGCCGTGGCCCTCGGTGAAGCCGGGGCGGTGGTCTACTGCACCGGACGCACCACGAAGGGCCAGACGTCCGACTATCGCCGCCCGGAAACCATCGATGAAACGGCAGCCATGGTGAGCGCGGCCGGCGGGACCGGCATCGCAGTGGCGGCGGACCATCTAAACGCCCCGGAGGTGGAAGCGCTGGTCCGTCGAATCGACCACGAGCACGGCCAGCTGGACATCCTGGTGAATGACATTTGGGGCGGCGAAAACCTCATCCAGTGGAACACACCCCTCTGGGAACACCACCTGGACGGAGGACTGCGGATGCTGCACGGCGCCGTCGACACGCACCTGGTCACGAGCCACTTCGCGCTGCCGCTGCTCATCCGGCGGCCGGGAGGACTGGTGGTGGAAATGACGGACGGAACGCGGGAGTACAACACCGCGCATTACCGGCTCTCAGTGTTTTACGACCTCGCCAAGTCCGCTGTCCTGCGGCTCGCCTTCAGCCAGGCCGAGGAGCTGAAGCCGTTCGGTTGCACGGCGGTGGCACTGACGCCGGGGTGGATGCGCTCGGAAATGATGCTCGAGCACTACGGCGTGACCGAAGCCAATTGGCGCGAGGCAGCGGCCACGAATCCGCACTTCGCCGCCATTTCGGAAAGCCCGCGTTTTGTGGGGCGGGCGGTCGCCGCCCTCGCCGCCGATTCTGACGTATACCGCCGAACCGGCGGCTCGTTCTCCTCCGGCGGGCTGGCGCTGGAGTATGGCTTCACCGACGTCGACGGCTCCCGGCCGGACTGCTGGCGCTACCTGGAGGAGGTCCAGGACGCCGGACTGCCGGCCGACGCTACCGGCTACCGCTGA
- a CDS encoding transglycosylase domain-containing protein, with translation MAGRRLVSRLALALAKLLGFVIVSSLCGVLVASFLVPGAALAGTSVSKSISYFNSLPTELAVPAPSQTTRMLTADGKLIATFYSENRVRVPLKQMSPFIRKAVVAIEDSRFYEHSGVDTQGVLRALTSNLTRGDRQGASTLTQQYVTNIVNESLISEGREDQVVLSGQKTMGDKLREMRLAMALEKKFTKDQILEGYLNIVFFNRSAYGIEAAAQYFFSVPASKLTLPQSALLAGLVNSPSFYDPVANPKNSLKRRNQVLGEMLKQQMITKKQHDAAAASGVGLKIRPSRQGCAAATMAPYFCDYVTRLFLNNPAYGSDTEAREKRLFRGGLTITTTLDSRLQAKAQAQVNATAGANPDRWGASLVTVQPGTGRVLAMAQNTVYLPQPGKFDTQLNFNVDAKDAIGNDLNGAGGFQPGSTMKPFTFAEWLHQGKTMTTVVDASKREYPLGFRWRSSCGKVAGGYSTKQRRAGLETADDLQNASEGYYRKMPADYGLYNSINTATFAEAAQLDFCGIQNMVNAVGLRSGLDGTPINMHQLGNLLGGTGVAPLTMANAFATFAADGRYCVPVALAGVADMAGKRLPAEVQKCSETVDNNVVRGVNKALQGMLNKGSGIYINPKVQKSVPVAAKTGTNNSNGATWVLGYTTGLATASFFGDALEGQQRPGRNITIKGTHYDRIDGYMIAGPQWANYMLQVARLYPAAAFPKPPASIVSKPAAKPKAPARPTPKPKPKPKPKD, from the coding sequence ATGGCAGGCAGAAGGTTGGTATCCCGTTTGGCCCTTGCGCTGGCAAAGTTGCTGGGCTTCGTGATAGTCAGCAGCCTCTGCGGTGTCCTCGTGGCCAGCTTCCTGGTGCCCGGGGCTGCCCTCGCCGGCACCTCGGTCAGCAAATCGATTTCCTACTTCAACAGCCTGCCCACCGAACTCGCGGTGCCTGCGCCGTCGCAAACCACCCGCATGCTGACGGCGGACGGCAAGCTCATCGCTACTTTCTACTCAGAGAACCGGGTCCGCGTTCCGCTGAAGCAGATGTCCCCGTTTATCCGGAAGGCCGTCGTCGCCATCGAGGACAGCCGGTTCTATGAGCACAGCGGCGTGGACACGCAGGGCGTCCTCCGGGCGCTGACCAGCAACCTGACCCGCGGCGACCGGCAGGGCGCCTCCACCCTCACCCAGCAGTACGTCACCAACATTGTGAACGAGTCCCTGATTTCCGAAGGCCGCGAGGACCAGGTGGTGCTCAGCGGGCAGAAGACCATGGGGGACAAGCTGCGCGAGATGCGGCTCGCCATGGCCTTGGAGAAGAAATTCACCAAGGACCAGATCCTCGAGGGCTATCTCAACATCGTCTTCTTCAACCGCAGCGCCTATGGCATTGAGGCGGCGGCCCAGTACTTCTTCAGCGTTCCCGCCAGCAAGCTGACCCTGCCGCAGTCTGCGCTGCTGGCGGGCCTGGTTAACAGCCCCAGCTTCTACGATCCCGTGGCCAACCCCAAGAACTCGCTGAAACGCCGCAACCAGGTCCTCGGCGAAATGCTCAAGCAGCAGATGATCACCAAGAAGCAGCATGACGCCGCGGCGGCTTCAGGGGTCGGCCTGAAGATCCGGCCTTCGCGGCAGGGGTGCGCGGCCGCCACCATGGCCCCGTACTTCTGCGACTATGTGACCCGGCTGTTCCTCAACAACCCGGCCTACGGCTCTGACACAGAGGCCCGCGAAAAGCGGCTCTTCCGCGGCGGCCTGACCATCACCACCACGCTGGACAGCAGGCTGCAGGCCAAGGCCCAGGCGCAGGTGAACGCCACCGCCGGCGCCAATCCGGACAGGTGGGGCGCTTCGCTGGTCACCGTCCAGCCGGGCACCGGCCGGGTCCTGGCGATGGCGCAGAACACGGTGTACCTGCCCCAGCCCGGCAAGTTCGACACCCAGCTGAACTTCAACGTGGACGCCAAGGATGCCATCGGCAACGATCTCAACGGCGCCGGCGGGTTCCAGCCCGGATCCACCATGAAGCCCTTCACCTTCGCCGAGTGGCTGCACCAGGGCAAGACCATGACCACGGTCGTGGACGCCTCGAAGCGCGAGTACCCGCTGGGCTTCCGCTGGCGGTCCTCCTGCGGCAAGGTGGCCGGCGGCTACAGCACCAAGCAGCGCAGGGCAGGACTTGAAACGGCTGACGACCTGCAGAACGCCTCGGAGGGCTACTACCGCAAGATGCCGGCCGACTACGGGCTCTACAACTCCATCAACACGGCAACCTTTGCCGAGGCCGCGCAGCTGGACTTCTGCGGGATCCAGAACATGGTCAACGCGGTCGGGCTCCGCAGCGGGCTGGACGGGACGCCAATCAACATGCACCAGCTGGGCAACCTCCTGGGCGGCACCGGCGTTGCCCCGCTGACCATGGCCAACGCCTTTGCCACTTTCGCCGCTGACGGCCGGTACTGCGTGCCGGTGGCCCTGGCCGGGGTGGCGGACATGGCGGGCAAAAGGCTGCCGGCGGAGGTTCAGAAGTGCAGCGAAACCGTGGACAACAACGTAGTCCGCGGGGTGAACAAGGCATTGCAGGGCATGCTCAACAAGGGCTCCGGAATCTACATCAACCCCAAGGTGCAGAAGAGTGTGCCCGTGGCGGCAAAAACGGGCACCAACAACAGCAACGGTGCCACCTGGGTGCTGGGCTACACCACCGGCCTGGCCACGGCCTCGTTCTTCGGTGACGCCCTCGAAGGCCAGCAGCGCCCGGGCCGGAACATCACCATCAAGGGCACGCACTACGACCGCATTGACGGCTACATGATCGCGGGCCCGCAGTGGGCGAACTACATGCTCCAGGTGGCGCGGCTCTACCCCGCTGCCGCCTTCCCCAAGCCGCCGGCGTCGATCGTCAGCAAGCCCGCGGCGAAGCCAAAGGCACCCGCCCGTCCAACCCCGAAGCCCAAGCCGAAGCCCAAGCCCAAGGATTAG
- the hutG gene encoding formimidoylglutamase encodes MDFPVLSVDVQPHPWTGRYDGDGEAHRRWWQAVTPATGKTSLGASTQRPAVILGFCSDEGVRRNKGRTGAAAAPAAIRSALGPLAYHSERPVADAGDVAVRDGELEAGQARAGLAVAALLDGGRLTVLLGGGHETAYASYLGVAGSRAVRDGQRLGVLNLDAHFDLRDEAAPSSGTPFLQMARAEAAAGRELKYAVVGISEPNNTRALFSTADELGVKYLLDEDCTAAAAEAFVADFLSGIDVLYLTIDLDVLPAAVAPGVSAPAAYGVPLPVISAVCRQVVASGKLLHADVAELNPAFDIDNRTARVAARLVSILLG; translated from the coding sequence ATGGACTTTCCCGTGCTTTCCGTTGACGTTCAACCCCACCCCTGGACGGGCCGCTACGACGGCGACGGCGAAGCCCACCGCCGGTGGTGGCAGGCCGTAACGCCTGCCACCGGTAAGACTTCGCTGGGCGCCTCCACACAGCGCCCCGCTGTGATCCTCGGCTTCTGCAGTGACGAGGGCGTGCGCCGGAACAAGGGCAGGACCGGAGCCGCGGCCGCACCGGCGGCCATCCGCAGTGCACTGGGCCCGCTCGCCTACCACTCGGAGCGGCCAGTCGCCGACGCTGGCGACGTGGCGGTCCGCGACGGCGAACTGGAGGCAGGCCAGGCCCGCGCCGGCCTCGCCGTTGCGGCGCTGCTCGACGGCGGCCGCCTCACCGTGCTGCTGGGCGGCGGCCACGAAACCGCCTACGCCAGCTACCTCGGTGTGGCAGGGTCCCGGGCGGTACGCGATGGCCAGCGGCTGGGCGTGCTCAACCTTGATGCCCACTTCGACCTACGGGACGAGGCCGCCCCCAGCTCCGGGACCCCGTTCCTCCAGATGGCCCGCGCGGAAGCGGCCGCGGGGCGCGAACTGAAGTACGCCGTCGTCGGAATTTCCGAACCCAACAACACGCGCGCACTGTTCAGCACCGCCGACGAGCTGGGGGTGAAATACCTCCTTGACGAGGACTGCACCGCCGCCGCGGCCGAGGCCTTTGTGGCGGATTTCCTCAGCGGGATCGACGTCCTGTACCTGACCATCGACCTGGATGTGCTGCCGGCGGCGGTGGCCCCGGGAGTCAGCGCCCCGGCGGCGTACGGCGTTCCGCTGCCGGTGATCAGTGCCGTCTGCCGTCAGGTGGTGGCCAGCGGCAAGCTGCTGCACGCGGACGTGGCGGAACTGAACCCGGCCTTCGACATTGACAACCGGACCGCCCGCGTGGCCGCGCGGCTGGTCAGCATCCTGCTGGGCTGA
- a CDS encoding cation:proton antiporter, with amino-acid sequence MFEGASIMFAAAGVAVFVAAILPKALRNAPISMPMVFLGAGAAAFGLLPHLPDPSPVQHPELTLHLTEVCVIISLMGAGLALDRPVGRRNWATTWRMLGIAMPLCMLGLTLLGLWLLGLGLAAALLVAAALAPTDPVLASEVQVGEPADAEEATDQEDEVRFALTSEAGLNDGLAFPFVYLAIAMSLVGTAPSAWFPEWFGVDVLWRIGMGVLLGYATGKVLARLFFSARHDSIRLSNHSEGFVALAATFLAYGVTEMIEGYGFIAVFVCALTIRAAERTHGYHRILHSYVEQLERLLTVVILVLLGGAIARGLLADVGWAEVGVALAFLVLVRPLSGWLALTRGKTGPRERIAISFFGIRGIGSLYYLAYALGQGGFVDQAQRLWSIIGLVVAMSVVLHGATTAPVMKRLDRLREHRAAEKFGDEGKAPHTPV; translated from the coding sequence GTGTTTGAAGGTGCCAGCATCATGTTCGCCGCGGCGGGTGTAGCCGTCTTTGTTGCCGCGATCCTGCCCAAGGCCCTGCGCAATGCTCCAATCTCCATGCCGATGGTGTTCCTGGGCGCCGGTGCCGCCGCCTTCGGCCTGCTTCCCCATCTTCCCGACCCGAGCCCTGTCCAGCACCCTGAGCTGACGCTGCATCTGACCGAGGTGTGTGTGATCATCTCGCTGATGGGAGCCGGGCTGGCGCTGGACCGTCCGGTGGGGCGGCGGAACTGGGCCACCACCTGGCGGATGCTCGGTATCGCCATGCCCCTGTGCATGCTCGGCCTGACGCTCCTCGGACTCTGGCTGCTGGGCCTGGGACTCGCCGCCGCGCTACTCGTGGCCGCCGCCCTGGCCCCCACGGATCCGGTCCTGGCGTCCGAGGTGCAGGTGGGAGAGCCGGCCGACGCGGAAGAGGCGACCGACCAGGAGGACGAGGTCAGGTTCGCCCTGACCTCGGAGGCGGGACTGAACGACGGGCTGGCCTTTCCCTTTGTGTACCTGGCCATTGCCATGAGCCTCGTGGGGACCGCGCCATCGGCCTGGTTTCCGGAGTGGTTCGGCGTGGACGTCCTGTGGCGCATCGGAATGGGCGTGCTGCTGGGCTACGCTACGGGCAAGGTGCTGGCGCGGCTGTTCTTCTCCGCCCGGCACGACAGCATCCGGCTGTCCAACCACTCCGAGGGCTTCGTTGCGCTGGCCGCCACTTTCCTGGCGTACGGTGTCACCGAAATGATCGAGGGCTACGGCTTCATCGCGGTGTTCGTCTGTGCACTGACCATCAGGGCGGCGGAGCGCACCCACGGCTACCACCGCATTCTTCACTCCTATGTGGAACAGCTCGAGCGGCTCCTGACGGTGGTCATCCTGGTCCTCTTGGGCGGAGCGATCGCGCGGGGCCTGCTGGCCGACGTCGGGTGGGCCGAAGTTGGCGTGGCGCTGGCCTTCCTGGTCCTGGTCCGTCCGCTGTCCGGCTGGCTGGCGCTGACACGCGGCAAGACCGGTCCCCGGGAGCGGATCGCCATTTCCTTCTTCGGCATCCGGGGCATCGGCTCGCTGTATTACCTTGCTTACGCCTTGGGTCAGGGCGGTTTCGTGGACCAGGCGCAGCGCCTGTGGAGCATCATCGGACTCGTCGTGGCCATGTCCGTGGTGCTGCACGGGGCCACCACGGCGCCGGTCATGAAGCGCCTGGACCGGCTCCGCGAACACAGGGCGGCCGAGAAATTCGGGGACGAGGGAAAGGCGCCGCACACGCCGGTCTGA
- the hutH gene encoding histidine ammonia-lyase, whose protein sequence is MTITTHEPLTVTLGASGVTPEDVLAVARHDAKVTVSQDALDTVAKVRAHIDELAHSDVPAYGISTGFGALANRHIPGELRTQLQKSLIRSHAAGMGPAVEREVVRGIMFLRAKTLASGRTGVRPVVLQTMVDVLNAGITPVVREFGSLGCSGDLAPLSHCALVLMGEGEAAGPDGELYGGAGQPTVAELLAAHGIEPVTLAEKEGLALVNGTEGMLGMLLMAIADLRQLLTTADITAALSVEALLGTDQVFLPELHAALRPHPGQAASADNMLRVLSDSAIVASHRVGDSRVQDAYSLRCAPQVAGAVRDTVDHAELVASRELAAAIDNPVVLPDGRVSSNGNFHGAPVAYVLDYLAIAVADLSSIAERRTDRMLDPARSHGLPAFLAADPGVDSGLMIAQYTQAGLVSDNKRLAVPASVDSIPSSAMQEDHVSMGWHAARKLRKAVENLRRVLAIELVTSARAIDMRTQLSAGQLTPGPAGAAVLETLRTVVGGPGTDRFLSPELEAADRLVASGAVRTAAESAVGNLA, encoded by the coding sequence ATGACCATCACCACCCACGAACCGCTTACCGTTACCCTCGGTGCCAGCGGTGTCACGCCCGAGGACGTGCTCGCCGTCGCACGCCACGACGCCAAGGTGACCGTCTCCCAGGACGCCCTGGACACGGTCGCCAAAGTCCGCGCGCACATCGACGAACTGGCCCACAGTGACGTGCCCGCATACGGTATCTCCACGGGCTTCGGCGCGCTGGCCAACCGGCACATCCCCGGCGAGCTGCGAACCCAGCTGCAGAAATCGCTCATCCGCAGCCACGCCGCCGGCATGGGTCCGGCGGTGGAGCGCGAGGTGGTCCGCGGCATCATGTTCCTGCGCGCCAAGACCCTGGCATCGGGCCGGACCGGGGTCCGGCCCGTGGTCCTGCAGACCATGGTGGATGTGCTGAACGCCGGCATCACCCCGGTGGTCCGCGAGTTCGGTTCGCTGGGCTGCTCCGGCGACCTCGCACCGCTGTCCCACTGCGCCCTGGTCCTTATGGGCGAAGGCGAGGCAGCCGGACCCGACGGCGAACTCTACGGGGGTGCCGGCCAGCCCACTGTTGCCGAGCTGCTCGCCGCCCACGGCATCGAGCCGGTGACCCTGGCCGAGAAGGAAGGGCTGGCGCTGGTCAACGGCACCGAGGGCATGCTGGGCATGCTCCTGATGGCCATTGCGGACCTGCGGCAACTGCTGACGACGGCGGACATCACCGCGGCGCTCAGCGTCGAGGCGCTGCTCGGCACCGACCAGGTGTTCCTGCCCGAGCTCCACGCCGCCCTGCGGCCGCACCCGGGCCAGGCGGCCAGTGCCGACAACATGCTCCGGGTCCTGTCCGACTCAGCGATCGTTGCCTCGCACCGCGTGGGTGATTCCCGCGTCCAGGACGCCTACTCGCTGCGCTGCGCACCGCAGGTCGCGGGCGCCGTCCGGGACACCGTCGACCACGCTGAACTGGTGGCCTCCCGTGAACTCGCGGCCGCCATCGACAACCCGGTGGTCCTGCCTGACGGCCGGGTCAGCTCCAACGGCAACTTCCACGGTGCCCCGGTGGCCTACGTGCTCGATTACCTGGCCATCGCCGTCGCGGACCTTAGCTCCATCGCCGAACGGCGCACGGACCGCATGCTGGACCCGGCCCGCTCGCACGGCCTGCCGGCGTTCCTGGCAGCGGATCCGGGCGTGGACTCGGGCCTCATGATCGCCCAGTACACGCAGGCCGGGCTGGTCTCGGACAACAAGCGGCTCGCGGTTCCCGCGTCCGTGGACTCCATCCCGAGCTCCGCCATGCAGGAAGACCATGTGTCCATGGGCTGGCACGCTGCCCGCAAGCTCCGGAAGGCCGTGGAGAACCTGCGCCGGGTGCTCGCGATCGAACTCGTGACCTCGGCACGGGCGATTGACATGCGCACCCAGCTTTCGGCCGGCCAGCTGACGCCGGGACCTGCCGGGGCGGCGGTCCTCGAAACGCTGCGGACCGTCGTCGGAGGTCCGGGCACGGACCGGTTCCTCTCACCCGAGCTTGAGGCGGCCGACCGGCTGGTCGCCTCCGGTGCGGTGCGGACGGCAGCCGAATCCGCCGTCGGAAACCTCGCCTAA
- a CDS encoding urocanate hydratase, protein MAPADFTTGARPVKAARGTELTAKSWQTEAPLRMLMNNLDPDVAERPDDLVVYGGTGRAVRSWAAFDAITRTLETMDKDETLLVQSGKPVGVFRTNEWAPRVLLANSNLVGDWATWPEFRRLEAEGLMMYGQMTAGSWIYIGTQGILQGTFETFAAIARKLTGDENGTLAGTLTLTGGCGGMGGAQPLAVTLNEGACLIVDVDETRLRRRAGKRYLDEVETDLDAAIAKVLKAKEERRGWSVGYVGNAAEVFPELLRRHKAGELTIDIVTDQTSAHDPLSYLPEGISVDEWHREAEADPEGFTKKAQASMAKHVQAMVEFQDAGAEVFDYGNSIRDEARKGGYSRAFEFPGFVPAYIRPLFCEGLGPFRWVALSGDPEDIAVTDQAIKELFPENKHLHRWIDAAGERVEFEGLPARICWLGYGERAKAGLLFNQLVKEGKVKAPIVIGRDHLDSGSVASPYRETEAMADGSDAIADWPLLNALLNTASGATWVSIHHGGGVGIGRSIHAGQVSVADGTDLAAQKLERLLTNDPGMGVIRHVDAGYDRALDVAKERGVRIPMNEKTK, encoded by the coding sequence ATGGCACCCGCCGATTTCACCACCGGTGCCCGCCCGGTCAAAGCAGCCCGCGGCACCGAGCTCACCGCCAAGTCCTGGCAGACCGAGGCACCCCTGCGCATGCTCATGAACAACCTTGATCCCGACGTCGCCGAACGCCCCGATGACCTGGTGGTCTATGGCGGAACCGGCCGGGCCGTCCGCAGCTGGGCAGCGTTCGATGCCATCACCCGCACCCTGGAAACCATGGACAAGGACGAGACCCTGCTGGTTCAGTCCGGCAAACCCGTCGGCGTCTTCCGAACCAACGAATGGGCGCCGCGCGTGCTGCTGGCCAACTCCAACCTCGTCGGTGACTGGGCCACGTGGCCGGAATTCCGCCGGCTCGAGGCTGAGGGCCTGATGATGTACGGCCAGATGACGGCCGGCTCCTGGATCTACATCGGCACCCAGGGCATCCTGCAGGGCACCTTCGAGACCTTCGCCGCGATCGCCCGCAAGCTGACCGGGGACGAGAACGGCACGCTCGCCGGGACCCTGACGCTGACCGGCGGCTGCGGCGGCATGGGCGGCGCGCAGCCCCTCGCCGTCACCCTGAACGAGGGCGCCTGCCTGATTGTCGACGTCGACGAGACCCGCCTGCGCCGACGGGCCGGCAAGCGTTACCTGGACGAGGTGGAGACCGATCTCGACGCCGCCATCGCCAAGGTCCTCAAAGCCAAGGAAGAACGCCGCGGCTGGTCCGTGGGCTATGTGGGCAACGCCGCCGAGGTCTTCCCCGAACTGCTGCGCCGCCACAAGGCCGGCGAGCTGACCATCGACATTGTCACGGACCAGACCTCCGCACACGACCCCCTGAGCTACCTGCCGGAGGGCATCTCCGTGGACGAGTGGCACCGCGAAGCCGAGGCTGATCCGGAGGGCTTCACCAAGAAGGCCCAGGCCTCGATGGCCAAGCACGTCCAGGCCATGGTCGAGTTCCAGGACGCCGGCGCCGAGGTGTTCGACTACGGCAACTCCATCCGCGACGAGGCCCGCAAGGGCGGCTACAGCCGGGCGTTCGAGTTCCCCGGCTTCGTCCCGGCCTACATCCGCCCGCTGTTCTGCGAGGGCCTGGGCCCGTTCCGCTGGGTGGCACTCTCCGGCGACCCCGAGGATATCGCCGTCACGGACCAGGCCATCAAGGAACTCTTCCCCGAGAACAAGCACCTGCACCGCTGGATCGACGCAGCCGGCGAGCGGGTCGAGTTCGAAGGCCTGCCGGCCCGTATTTGCTGGCTGGGCTACGGCGAACGCGCCAAGGCGGGCCTGCTGTTCAACCAGCTGGTCAAGGAAGGCAAGGTCAAGGCGCCCATCGTGATCGGCCGCGACCACCTGGACTCCGGCTCCGTCGCCTCGCCGTACCGGGAAACGGAAGCGATGGCCGACGGTTCGGACGCCATCGCCGACTGGCCGCTGCTCAACGCACTGCTCAACACCGCCTCCGGCGCCACCTGGGTTTCCATCCACCACGGCGGGGGAGTGGGCATCGGCCGCTCCATCCACGCAGGCCAGGTTTCCGTCGCCGACGGTACCGACCTCGCGGCGCAGAAGCTTGAGCGGCTCCTCACCAACGACCCCGGCATGGGCGTCATCCGCCATGTCGACGCCGGCTACGACCGCGCCCTCGACGTCGCCAAGGAACGCGGCGTCCGCATCCCCATGAACGAAAAGACAAAGTAG